The following proteins come from a genomic window of Rattus norvegicus strain BN/NHsdMcwi chromosome 8, GRCr8, whole genome shotgun sequence:
- the Cyp1a1 gene encoding cytochrome P450 1A1 isoform X1, with protein MPSVYGFPAFTSATELLLAVTTFCLGFWVVRVTRTWVPKGLKSPPGPWGLPFIGHVLTLGKNPHLSLTKLSQQYGDVLQIRIGSTPVVVLSGLNTIKQALVKQGDDFKGRPDLYSFTLIANGQSMTFNPDSGPLWAARRRLAQNALKSFSIASDPTLASSCYLEEHVSKEAEYLISKFQKLMAEVGHFDPFKYLVVSVANVICAICFGRRYDHDDQELLSIVNLSNEFGEVTGSGYPADFIPILRYLPNSSLDAFKDLNKKFYSFMKKLIKEHYRTFEKGHIRDITDSLIEHCQDRRLDENANVQLSDDKVITIVFDLFGAGFDTITTAISWSLMYLVTNPRIQRKIQEELDTVIGRDRQPRLSDRPQLPYLEAFILETFRHSSFVPFTIPHSTIRDTSLNGFYIPKGHCVFVNQWQVNHDQELWGDPNEFRPERFLTSSGTLDKHLSEKVILFGLGKRKCIGETIGRLEVFLFLAILLQQMEFNVSPGEKVDMTPAYGLTLKHARCEHFQVQMRSSGPQHLQA; from the exons ATGCCTTCTGTGTATGGATTCCCAGCCTTCACATCAGCCACAGAGCTGCTCCTGGCCGTCACCACATTCTGCCTTGGATTCTGGGTGGTTAGAGTCACAAGAACCTGGGTTCCCAAAGGTCTGAAGAGTCCACCCGGACCCTGGGGCTTGCCCTTCATAGGGCACGTGCTGACCCTGGGGAAGAACCCACACCTGTCACTGACAAAACTGAGTCAGCAGTATGGGGACGTGCTGCAGATCCGTATTGGCTCCACACCCGTGGTGGTGCTGAGCGGCCTGAACACCATCAAGCAGGCCCTGGTGAAACAGGGGGATGACTTCAAAGGCCGGCCAGACCTCTACAGCTTCACACTTATCGCTAATGGCCAGAGCATGACTTTCAACCCAGACTCTGGACCGCTGTGGGCTGCCCGCCGGCGCCTGGCCCAGAATGCGCTGAAGAGTTTCTCCATAGCCTCAGACCCAACACTGGCATCCTCTTGCTACTTGGAAGAGCACGTGAGCAAAGAGGCTGAATACTTAATCAGCAAGTTCCAGAAGCTGATGGCAGAGGTTGGCCACTTCGACCCTTTCAAGTATTTGGTGGTGTCAGTGGCCAATGTCATCTGTGCCATATGCTTTGGCAGACGTTATGACCACGATGACCAAGAGCTGCTCAGCATAGTCAATCTAAGCAATGAGTTTGGGGAGGTTACTGGTTCTGGATACCCAGCTGACTTCATTCCTATCCTCCGTTACCTCCCTAACTCTTCCCTGGATGCCTTCAAGGACTTGAATAAGAAGTTCTACAGTTTCATGAAGAAGCTAATCAAAGAGCACTACAGGACATTTGAGAAG GGCCACATCCGGGACATCACAGACAGCCTCATTGAGCATTGTCAGGACAGGAGGCTGGACGAGAATGCCAATGTCCAGCTCTCAGATGATAAGGTCATTACGATTGTTTTTGACCTCTTTGGAGCTG GGTTTGACACAATCACAACTGCTATCTCTTGGAGCCTCATGTACCTGGTAACCAACCCTAGGATACAGAGAAAGATCCAGGAGGAGTTAG ACACAGTGATTGGCAGGGATCGGCAGCCCCGGCTTTCTGACAGACCTCAGCTGCCCTATCTGGAGGCCTTCATCCTGGAGACCTTCCGACATTCATCCTTTGTCCCATTCACCATCCCCCACAG CACCATAAGAGATACAAGTCTGAATGGCTTCTATATCCCCAAGggacactgtgtctttgtgaaccAGTGGCAGGTTAACCATGACCA GGAACTATGGGGTGATCCAAACGAGTTCCGGCCTGAAAGGTTTCTTACCTCCAGTGGCACTCTGGACAAACACCTGAGTGAGAAGGTCATTCTCTTTGGTTTGGGCAAGCGAAAGTGCATTGGGGAGACCATTGGCCGACTGGAGGTCTTTCTCTTCCTGGCCATCTTGCTGCAGCAAATGGAATTTAATGTGTCACCAGGCGAGAAGGTGGATATGACTCCTGCCTATGGGCTGACTTTAAAACATGCCCGCTGTGAGCACTTCCAAGTGCAGATGCGGTCTTCTGGTCCTCAGCATCTCCAGGCTTAG